In Pyrus communis chromosome 15, drPyrComm1.1, whole genome shotgun sequence, the genomic stretch ACAAGTTCCTCCTCAGTAGGGTGGAAGCGAAAGCCCGGCATCACCATGTCGTGCTCATGCTCATCAACATACTCATCATGCTCATGCTCATGATCATGGTCGGCCTTGTTGGATTCGTCGTGGCTCAttgttgatgatgatgaggtTGTTGTTGTTTCTGCAACTGCCATAAACTGATTAGAAACTAACTAACTAATTAAAGCTAGCCAGTTCGTAACTAATTAAAGCAAGCTAGTTCGTCAAGCACTCAGTACTAGTAATTCCTCCTATACCTAGATTGGGCATCCCGCTGCCCTCTTTATACCAAAAACTTTTGTACGAGTTATTAACTGGTATATGCAACTGCGCGCAAGTGGTAGGCGAGATAAGAGAGGTTAATATGTCATTCCATACCCTTAATTAaaagtttctctctctttctttctctgtctctctctctctccagttTAACAGGGTGAGGAAAGTAACAAGGAGGGAAATAAACTAGAgagagaagcagaagaagaagaagaaggaaaaagagcGGAGTTAATAGAAATATCTACAAAGCTTTGAGGCCCTACATGGAAGATGTATGCGCTAAGGTGTTTAAGATGAGAAAGTGACATTTCAAAAACAAGACAGGGTGGCCACAGTCCCCTTAGCGGTGCCCCTGGACTTTTCCTTCATCGTCATTAGAAAAttgattttatatttataattcctttcttttcttattaTAATCTTCAACAAGCAGAGagatttgagagattttttaatactTACAATACAATACaccatatattattatataaataaagaattttttttttaaaagtatttcttTATATATGATGTACTGTCCCGTGTTTGTTATACTCTGAACAATCTCTCTAAAGCTAGGCCTATTTTTCACTCTGCACTTGAACATGCTCAAAGCGTAATGATGCGATGCTAGGGCGGTTTTACGtgcaggatcctctccggattttTTTTGGTGAGGATTATGGGGATCCGTGAATCGTATTCATTTATCGTACGATTAGTTTTTATCaaatactatttgtatttaattttaaataaaaatatttaaaatgattttttatgcacgatgtacgatgtacgatgaacgaacacgattcacGAATCctcgaaatcctcacaaagaggatccggattcaCGGTTTTATTCTCTATACATAGTGTCACGGTTGATGTGTATAAGAAAGTTACTGACTGACATAACTAACATggttatttatatatatttaagatTACTGATTATTGAAAGGTCTGCAACAAAAATTCAATGCAGCACAAGATTttaatgtgaattttttttatcctaCTCAGGAATAATAATCTAATTTACTTAATAAGGTCCAGAATGCAATATCTTCATGAATCATGCCAATGTTTTCCTGTCAAGGCCACGTAAAAAGTTGTAACCAGGATGTGATAATCTTTTTATGCCCATCATGACCCGCCACtaacattatatataaatacattattttattgtatttttgatGCGTTGTCacacaaaaaatcaaatgaggATTCTCTTTGGATCCTCTTGTGAGGatcctaataattttttttgtgaggatcttgaggatcctccaatcacatctgtttatcgtatatcgtataTCGTGAGGttagaaattattataaatctttttatttaaaattaaatataaataatacctaatgaaaattggccgcaatgtacgatgaacggaatcctcacaaagaggatcctcattccaaaaaattaattctCACATCGAGAATTGGTCAAGTCATTATAATGGAACTAATATCAAATTTTTTGAGAGTCTAGTCAATATTTAGTCATAGAGTTAACGCCAATCTTTTTGAAGATGCGGTCATCTAGTAGCCTTAATTTGGAGCTAGCACAACTTTTTCAAAAGTCCAACTTAAGGAGATAAATTCAAACCCAGTAATTCAAGCTAGAATGTATCAAAGAAATAATCTGTTCTGATACCATATAAATTTAGGCCCATCATTGTCTATCAATAACATCGTCGATGTTGTCTCAACTTAACCACATATTGCTAggtgttggattttatcacaaaagatattaagtataaaattttcatttataaattGCATATTAtgtttgtaacatcccacatcgcccaggggagtgatccttaaatgtatattctcatctctacctagcacgaggccttttgggagctcactggcttcgggttccatctgaacttcgaagttaagcgagaagggggctaaagcaatcccatgatgggtgacccactgggaagttgctcgtgagttcccaaaaacaaaaccgtgagggaatggtaagcccaaagtggacaatatcgtgctatgatggtggagcgggcccaggaagtgatccgccccgggccgggatgtgacactttggtatcagagcctaacctggtcgcgtgtgtgccgacgaggatgtcgagcccctaaggggggtggattgtaacatcccacatcgcccaagggagtgatccttaaatgtatattcccatccctacctagcagaggccttttgggagttcactggcttcgggttccatcggaacttcgaagttaagcgagaagggggctagagcaatcccatgataggttttaaccgtgagggaatggtaagcccaaagcggacaatatcgtgctacggtggtggagcgggccctggaagtgatccgccccgagccgggatgtgacaatgttGTTATATTTTCGACTCTATTCTTTAACAGAAATTAAGTAACAAATATTATAGTTTTGTAAAAAACTTGGTGTTCCTtttttagaccatctccaactcttgggttaaaacctaatatttttaacctagaaatttaggttttaacccaaaaatagtTTTTTCTATAGAATTAtaggttttaacccagaaaTAGTTTTTCTGCTCTAACTGttatgggttaaatttttagcttgaaattattaaagaatgaatttaagataatttttttcttaaagtaacttttttgttaaaaaaaattatgtagaatatcctaatttaattttatgaacatttgaacttaaaaatatttagatttggataattattgaaaaatcactaaaccgacaccatgaaactcgtggaacactattaaaaaatatgaaacacatgaaagaatttttttttaattactttagtcgttgagtttaaatttggaccattagaTTCTCTCTTCATATactgttggattcaatgaatttataaatataaaacaaaaaaaaatacacatatatgatgGCTCAGCCCACTAACCAATAGGGGAATCATAGTCTAAATTTACCCAAGAAATGGGTTTTGGGtcaaaactcatatttgccccaaGGGTTGAAGTAAGTTGGGGTgagtttagaacctaaaatttgagttttactccaaagGTTGGAGTAGGTTCTACAAATGTTAATTGCTTGTATGAAAATTTCATGACGCTATTCGGCTAGCCATAATTTCGATTAATCaataattgttaaaaaaaatcaaaaaatttgTTAGGCGGTGCCTAGACGGGCACTTGACGAGCTAATCGGGCATGTCTTTGTCTCatctattttattatataaaaagtGAGTTAATGAATCAATTTTTCTTTgggtttctttttctcttcttcccagcctctctctctctcctcactctTTTTTCTCTCATTCACAACCTATCTCTCTTAGTAAtcagcttttttttaattttctaattaatatacaaattCTTTATATatcctactttttttttttgtttcccaatacaactataattttttgtttgaaatataagtagacatttatttatggatgattttgtataaaatccgtggatgcaaattttcaaCTTCTTCCTCTCGgacgaaaatgcacttgcaaaaaaattaacaccttaggtcaaggctaaGAGTCTCACGCGCCCATGATTAATGGGGGGGTGCTTTGGGcgaagaacctccaatgccaaagttagaatttgaaggaaaagtgtttgtttagataaatttagagaattttgcaagagagttggaattaggtttttgggagaaatgtgagctatttataggggtgtggccgctATTTGGAGAAAAGGGGTACAAccacttatggtggtttttgggtgtaattgcaagatattatgtcaaaataatatcttgcaatcaattaaaaaattaattaattaagaaattaatcaattaatttaggtaattaatcctattttgaatgaataatttgtggggaggatttgatgaggatgaatgaaataggttttgaataaatacctattttgatcacatttgaccttgattgagttgTGATTGTTTGTTGCTTGTGCGTAGGAGTTCCGGTgttcctcaagggtaattttgtctttttaacccAATAATTCAAGCGTCGCCTTCATATTTTTCTCGATTATTTTTGGTTCCACAAAATCAATTAAAAGTCACAATATTACAATATCTCAacaatatttatattaattataaataggtcaatcaTGTATTGTGATACCTAAATGcctttaaaataaacaaaaattacaaaatctacCACTACAAATGGCACCCACCTCAACTGACACTCGTTTCtcatagtttttatattttggaataAGTCAATACAGATCAGACACTGCAGTGATTCTGTTTTCTACATTTAGATTCAAACACTGTGTTGCATTGTCCATTTTCTGATTTCATTTTCCATCACTCACACGCCTCCATGTccttttttacatttggattcagacactaCAATGCAATGTCTGTTTCTTGGTTCAGTCTTTTACTGTTGGATTCAAACGTTGCGTTGCAGTGTTCATTTcctagtgtgttttttttttctttctttccatcaCTTACACACCTCCTACACTTCATATCTCGCGCAACTCttgatttttacatttggattcagacattGTAATGCAGTGTCAATTCCTAGctctattttttacattttgatttAGACACTGTAATGCAGTGtcatttccttttttctttttttttttggtctgaaAAATGGAATTTATTAGATTCTAATTGAAATGTTTACATCTTCGCTATGATACTGAAAATAAAATGTGGGCCAATACAATACCATAAATGGACACTTCCATCCTTAGAGACATAAGAGGCAACAGCACGAGCAGTGTGGTTGCACTCCCGATGGGCATACGTCAACGTTGCATTTTGGAATGTTTGAGCGAGTTTCCAGATGTCATGAATGATATCCTCCAAAGATGCTTCTGTTCCAGTTTCCTTATTGATCATCTGCATGATTGTCTTTGCATCAGTTTCAATCTCAATAGAATGGATGTCTTTCTTTGCACACTCCTGCAGCGCTGCCCTCAACGCGGTAGCTTCAACAATTTCAACGGAACGGTGCAGGTTTTCCCATCCTCCTGCAGAGTGCAGCAGGCCGGCAAAGTTCCTTATAACCCATCCCACACCACCTTTGTGTGATTGTGGATTCCAAGCTGCATCACAATTCACCTTAAGTGTCCCAAACTGTGGTATTTTCCATGTCACCTTTCTTCCTGCAAATTCCAGTTTATTGGTTCCTTCAATTGCATTTATGGTTGTTCTGCTTCCCCGTTGTGCTTCCTTACACTTAgacatttggattcagtttttCACATTTGGGTTGAGTAGGCTCTCCCATGTAAacaaaggggggggggggagagagagagagagagagagaggtagaaTATTCATGTTCTAACTAATTATAATAGTTTAAAGCCTAGAGTGGTAGAATATTCATGTTCTAACTAATTATAATAGTTTAAAGCCTACATTACATTCATAGAGAGACACAAAAAGATATAAGAGTCAAGTACTAAACATTTGCAAGTGACTCTTTACCACAATGGTAAAAAGGTGTTGAGTCCTGCATGACGGCGTGGGTTCAACCCTATTAGTAGCTAATATAACATTTAATTTTGTGAAGGGAATTTCTCCTTAAAACACTTTCGTAGGCAATTTATGGAATTTTGTGATTGTGATTATAACAGCTCATATTTTAAatcattatttaaatattatttttgtaaaaaaattgataaatatGAGATCTTTTAGTTATCGAATTGTATAAAGTAGATGGTCAAAATTAGTAAAAACTTTCAGAACCATTTACTTATATGCTACagtttattaaataaatgtATAACCttagttaaattaattttttgtaaagataatATTTACATAATCTTTTATTATGTGAACAGACAATTTTGTTCCTAGGTATAGAGTTTTGTAAATCGATCATGAAGTGTTTTGAAGGAGAATTcacttacaatttttttttagtccagcattttcaaaaaaatatgcTTTTGACTCACGTGCACAACTTAAACCATGAGTGTCACTCGTTAAAAAGTAGGATttccactccttttttttttttttttgtgcactTTTGCTTTTAACTTTATATATTGACTCACCTTTCATTCATTGATTTTCAAAGTTAAGAAAAATAAGGCTACGAGTGCACGGAAAGAAATAGAAACAGATTACAAAAGTCACATCACAATGCGAAAACACACATAATGTCCCACATCTATAAATTGAATAACTCCTCAAGCTTAGTTATTATCattatcttttctgtttatgTGTAacgttatttttcttttaccattttCTTTATGGAACATTGTCGTATCTTTTTATCTTCATCAACAAGGGTGGGGCATTAGAGCTTGGTATGGGAATATAAATTGCCAAATCAAGAACTAATTGATTACAAATGTTGTAACTGAAACTGCTTCCAATTTCAATAAGAGAAATATGATTGTAAGTTAATTATTGACTATGTGAATTATACAATGTAATAAACTTACAAAACATTATTATTCTGTTTAACGGGTAACATAAGAGTTAAATTTGAGATCTCTTACAAAATGAGTAGAAAAACCAACATAATTAAGAACAAGTTAGCAAGTTACTAAGCATTTATGCATATTTACTAAATGGCTATACTCACACGTATACTCATGAACCCGTGAGTATAAAGGGCTATACTCACACATGTACTCATGAAGTAGGAAGAtgcatatatacatgttaaGAATAATCAAGGAATATATCTCGTTTCTTGCATCCAAACTTGTCTGAAAGTAATTGGCTGGGAGGTGGTGATGTGGGGCTGGAGAGGGGTAACGCATGCATAAGCATTATGCATAGGTTGGGGATgggacatgtacatataaggagGTTCATAATGTGGGATAACTTTCACATATTCTGGGCGTCAAAATATTTGGCGTTGTGGGTAATAACATATCTCAATTTTATTACTGTTTATAGAttgaaagaaagttgaggttttattaattagaaatagagagtagtttaactgtttataAGCATATGTAAggttctgttttatttttttgatatgGGAGTCATAGTCTCAACATACATCATCACGTATGttgaattttcaagcttaatACGTAGACAACACTAATTGGGTGACTTGAAGCACGTGTAGCTGTTAAGCTTACACATGAGACAATTTACTTTGatactataaaaaaatttgaggtTCTACCATTAAACTAATTGGTTATACACGGTTAGAGACTTGGAGTGGGTCTTATGTGgtcatatatatgttttattatACGTAATTGTGATGATATGCTGAGTGCATATATGTGAGTCAAGCGAAACGCGTGACCATTCTCTTTTTCCTTATGTCTGATAATAACATACGGTATTCAGATATCGAAATTACAGTATATTATCTAATAGTAATAATTTCTCAAATAAAAATCTAATAATAATCGAGTCATAACCACAACAGTATTAACCTCTGTGCTCGAGTTATATATAAAGTTCAAATTCCTCTCCTTTACTATCATTTGTAGGCCGTTTAGTACTACAGTTcagtggtattccttttcatttgtaagtgagaggtcttagattcgattctcgccaaaaacgaatttgaaccacattattatggatcatctattgtgaggcttagcccactcttTCACTCCTTAtcagctcattgtgaggcttaacccactcccccatctccttagtatagataatatcgcttgttaaaaaaaaaattgtttgtaaAGATATTTATAATAAAGTTATAGAGTCATATTTTCCGATCCCACAATTACTTTGAGAGTTCTCATATCTCATATGATCTTGCAACACTAAATTTCCGTCTCTTTCATTTTCTTGCTATATCTGATATGGGTATGTTAAGAAGACTAAATTTgaagacaaaatttacaaactaaatgatgtgtcatcaataggaatgagcacgtttaccaacttttaagtaataaactaattatcaacttctatgtcttttagttttcaaaatttagtttacaaattcagtcttcctagcattactcctGATATTATTATCGTATAGTTTCACATCTTTATTTGCAGGTTCCTATTGGGTCATGTTCTTCATTTTGTGCCATTTtcatgaatgaaataaaaatgcCAGAGTCATCTAATTATTgtcattaaaattatttttatgaaaGACATGATGTCTTTATATGGGGTTATATTAGCAATGTTGTAAAAAGTATTAGGCAGTAATCGGGCGGCGAGTAGAAGCCTAACACCTAGAGCCCAAACTCTTTTCTAAAAAACGGCCTAAATAACCGTTTAGGCGTTAATTAGATTCCTAAAAGGTGGGCAACTGCCGCAATTTAGTCTAATCAGGCCAAGCGCCTAAGCGGTAGTCAGGcagcaaataaataaaagtatataACTCGGGAGAGTACGTAAGTTTGTTGCGAAGGCATAGCGAGGACAAATCCCTCTTCAGACTTAGCAAGGTCTGATATAAGGGGATTAGCTTAATAAGGCTAGATCAAGAATCATCCCACAAGATCAGTAATGAGATAACAATATATCTGATCTTCGTTATGGCGATCATCCACCATTGGAACTCTTATTGGCATCATTCATCACGTCTTTTCTAATCAAACAGCTAATTGACTTGATGGGCGAGATATAACtgattttaaactattcaatcATAGTATACTACGCGTGCCCAAATGAATCATCTTCAAGCTTAATCATATCagcatatattatatataattacatgGCCTCTGACCATGAGAGGTAACTGTTACTCTATTAAGATACTCAAGTTCTTaaattctcattcattctctaAGTCTAACTTAAACATCAAAGAACCCTTGAATCACGTGACAACAATGTGACAAGGTCTATAAGTCTACTGCTTTCttagttttagagatattcaaGTAATTCAACGCTTGTGTAAAATTCATGCCCCGGCCATAATATATACTTCATCGAGTTTTTTATGTTAAACGAGATCTAAAATTGGAAACCACACAACATGTGATGGGAAATTCAACAAATAactgtaggaaaaaaaaaatcaatgaataaGATTTTGACAGACAAATGTAGGGAATGTAGTAGTGGTCACATACTTTAATACCGACCATTTGTTCGCCTAAGTCcaaaaatttgttaaattaatattggACTAAGGGCATGTTTACTTAACcgtaatcaaaataaaaaggagaagTTGAATTTCGATTACGAAGTATTCCCGTATTTACTAAATAATAGGAAATAAAAAAGGTGGTGGAATTCATatggattttgaaattgaattccTCATTTAGGAGTAATTGATCTCCCTAAATATAGGTGGTAACCCTATTCCGGCGGATGTGGATACGGAATGGAAGCCTTTTACGCTCACTCGACTTTTAAAACTCCAAAATGCCACTTAGTGctatggtctagtggtactCCTCTTCACTTCtaaatgagagatcttaggttcaattctcgccaaaggcgaatttgaaccacattattactagcccattgtaaAACTAAGCTCACCCCACCGCCGCAGCCCAGCGACACCCCTGCCTTTCCCTGACCACCGCAGCCACCCTAGTCACTTCTGCTCCTGCACATGCCCAACACCGCAGCCACCTGTTCATGGTTGACAAACCTGTAATTGTATATTCTCATTGGCTTGGATTACTTTAtcttatttgtttgtttatttactaatttatttaaattttttgtaaaaaaattaggTCTACGTACATGTTATTTTGGAAATTAAAATGCATTAACTAACACAAAAATGAACTTATTTAGAACATGGGCAGTTTAGTAattaaattagttttaattcCAATTCAAGGTGTTTGATAAACAGCTTGTATGGAAGCAACATCATTTTTACTTCAATTTCAAACaatttagtaaacaacttcaattaGAAGTTAATTTTGATTCATCATCAATTTAACTACTCCTCAATTCAATTGCTTCTCATTTTGATGACGGGTTTGTAACGTGCCGCCCTAAAGCTAACCTTAATTTGTTGACAAGTTATGAATTCACTGCAATGACCACTTGCATGATGATGAGTCCTCGTCCTCATCCTATCCTGTCCTGTCATCATCAACATCaccatctctctttctttctccagTGGATGCATCCAGTCATTTACAATTAAGTTTGGTAAACaaaactttttgggtttttgtttttagcCTTTGTATGTAAAAGCCAAACCGTGTCGTATTAGAGGACTAAATACATCATAAAATGGGTCCGGAGGAAtccaagaaaaaagaagaaagggcAAATTATAAGCTAAGGCTACTCTGGATATCTTAGTAGTGATCGATTTTCTCATAGCTAGCTAACTAGCTAGCTACAAAGTAGACACCCAacaattttgatatttgaacGCGTAAAGAAGAAGTGAAGAAATCTTGGAATTAGAGGGGTGGTTATGAGTTATCTCATCTGCAACAATGGAACAAGCGAAATGAATTTTGTCCTTTTCTTTCCAAGTCGCAAATGGGTTGAAAGAAAATAACGATGCCTGCCTTCCAGAAAGATCACTTGACTCTTTCACCGTGGGATCCTAGGAAGCTGCAATGTACATGCATGTACGGTAccttagaaagaaaaaatatatataccagCACCCTTTAATTTGAACGATGACAATCACATCTACATACTATAAAATCTCTATACAATCATATTAAGACCAAATCAACTTTCTTATCATTCGGAGGTCATCACTTAATTTTAGTTCTTTACTTAATTATTCTTATGAAAATTTTATGGATGCAAAGCACTACATCAATAATTAATGAAGCACACCAATTTTTGAAATGTAACTTTGAAAAAATAGAGACACCTAATCTTTAAAGGCATACCAAAAGTTACATACCAAAGAATTTGTGAACATACTTGAACCGTTGGAAACATTTTAACTTCAACAAAAAGATATTCATGTTGACAAGGTATTATGTACCTGCAAGCTCAAGGACGTGAGATCAACTCTTAAACAATAAAGCATTATCCCaacaaaatttagaaaaaatattttggtTATCTAAAACTTTTATTTGTGACGTTACATACTTTTGGACTTATTGACAATTATTACTGTGGAGGCAAGTTTCCTTAAGATGTGATGtagaaaaattataacttattacGATGTGGAGTTTATTACTATATATAACTTGCCTAAGTTGGGACTAGAATTTTTTATGATTATTAGGTGGTTATTCATTTAGAGTATCACTATAGAGATGTTTTACAGTATAATATCTTACTTTGTTAGTTCCTTTACAATGTAAACACCAACTTTGTCATAATAATAcctatgtaattttttttattaactataaCCCTATTATTAATATGTTGCCTTGGACTATGAACTTTGTATGTGACAGTGTAACGTTACACGTTGTATTTAGCGTGAAGTTAGGAAGCCCAAAAGTGAATAAAGATGATCCATGATTCTATGACATCCACTAACAATAATAATTTACGTATGCATTGTAACAAGATGAAGATATCCCTGGCATAACGATCAACAACATTGGCAGTGTAATACATTTTGTCGCCTAACCATTATTATCTAATATGTGAGACAATAAACTTTGACGATTATAAGATAATCTTATGTTTGACAATACATTTTGCCAACTCC encodes the following:
- the LOC137717226 gene encoding uncharacterized protein, which gives rise to MSKCKEAQRGSRTTINAIEGTNKLEFAGRKVTWKIPQFGTLKVNCDAAWNPQSHKGGVGWVIRNFAGLLHSAGGWENLHRSVEIVEATALRAALQECAKKDIHSIEIETDAKTIMQMINKETGTEASLEDIIHDIWKLAQTFQNATLTYAHRECNHTARAVASYVSKDGSVHLWYCIGPHFIFSIIAKM